In Halopseudomonas nanhaiensis, a single window of DNA contains:
- a CDS encoding alpha/beta fold hydrolase has product MLLVHGLVEDGGVFCPRNGAGLAVFLAEAGFDVFVPDLRGHGASPPKLGPGVSITQHAMVVQDIPALFELIENHHPGEPVFAAGHAWGSVLLAAALIRQPVWLDRIAGLMHFASRRVARNGGWRQRLMLDTLWGKVMPALGRRQGLIPARSLGIGSNDVSLDLHAGQLAWSRAAEWRDLDDGFDYALGLEELSWPPGLYLAGKDDKYLGQFDDVKAFARGFGPHDMQMILLQKGTGCSRDYGHNDLLIHPQATLDHFPLVLAWMQQRLHGAKTAGNAA; this is encoded by the coding sequence GTGTTGCTGGTGCACGGGTTGGTCGAGGACGGAGGCGTATTCTGTCCGCGCAACGGCGCGGGCCTGGCTGTCTTTCTCGCCGAAGCAGGGTTCGATGTCTTCGTACCCGATCTGCGCGGTCACGGCGCCAGCCCGCCGAAGCTGGGTCCAGGCGTTTCGATCACCCAGCACGCTATGGTCGTGCAGGATATCCCCGCACTGTTCGAGCTGATCGAGAATCATCATCCCGGTGAGCCGGTCTTCGCTGCAGGGCACGCCTGGGGCAGTGTGTTGCTGGCGGCCGCGCTGATTCGTCAGCCGGTTTGGCTTGACCGCATTGCCGGCCTCATGCACTTTGCCAGTCGACGCGTCGCTCGTAACGGGGGCTGGCGCCAGCGACTGATGCTCGACACGCTTTGGGGAAAGGTGATGCCCGCTTTAGGCCGGCGCCAGGGGTTGATTCCCGCACGCTCACTGGGCATCGGCTCGAATGACGTATCCCTTGATCTGCACGCCGGACAACTGGCCTGGTCTCGTGCCGCCGAATGGCGTGATCTGGACGACGGATTCGACTATGCTTTGGGGCTAGAAGAACTGTCCTGGCCGCCAGGGTTGTATCTTGCGGGCAAGGATGACAAATATCTGGGTCAGTTTGATGACGTCAAGGCGTTCGCCCGAGGGTTCGGGCCACATGACATGCAAATGATCCTGCTGCAGAAAGGGACCGGCTGCTCCCGCGATTATGGCCACAATGACCTGCTCATCCATCCGCAGGCCACACTGGACCATTTCCCCCTGGTGCTGGCCTGGATGCAGCAGCGACTCCACGGGGCGAAGACCGCCGGGAACGCTGCCTGA
- a CDS encoding beta-ketoacyl-ACP synthase III — translation MQKVVISGTGLYTPPYSISNEELVESFNAYVEKFNQENAAAIATGEVAPLAPSSTEFIEKASGIKSRYVVNKDGILDINRMKPDIPERSNDELAVLAELAVKAATQALERAGKTAADIDGVIMACSNLQRAYPAMAVEVQEALGIEGFGFDMNVACSSATFGIQAAANAVQLGQARAVLMVNPEICTGHMNFRDRDSHFIFGDACTAVVIERAEDATSDYQWEILGTKLLTKFSNNIRNNFGFLNRADDQYADQPDKLFIQQGRKVFKDVCPMVAELIGEHLQQTGLPVSDIRRFWLHQANLNMNMLIARKLLGRDPNEQEAPVVLDEYANTSSAGSIIAFHKHQDDLEQGTHGVICSFGAGYSIGSVIVRKL, via the coding sequence GTGCAGAAAGTAGTGATCAGCGGAACGGGTTTGTACACACCGCCCTACAGCATCAGCAACGAAGAGCTGGTTGAAAGCTTCAATGCCTACGTCGAGAAATTCAACCAGGAAAACGCTGCCGCCATCGCTACCGGTGAGGTTGCACCGCTGGCCCCATCGAGCACTGAATTCATCGAGAAAGCTTCCGGCATCAAGAGCCGCTACGTGGTCAACAAGGACGGCATTCTCGATATCAACCGCATGAAGCCGGACATCCCCGAGCGCTCAAATGACGAGCTCGCCGTGCTGGCCGAACTGGCCGTCAAGGCTGCGACCCAGGCGCTGGAACGCGCAGGCAAGACCGCTGCCGATATCGACGGCGTGATCATGGCCTGTTCCAACCTGCAGCGGGCGTATCCGGCCATGGCAGTGGAAGTGCAGGAAGCGCTGGGCATTGAAGGTTTCGGTTTTGACATGAACGTTGCCTGTTCCTCGGCGACCTTCGGCATCCAGGCCGCGGCCAATGCAGTCCAGCTGGGCCAGGCGCGTGCCGTGCTGATGGTCAATCCGGAGATCTGCACCGGTCACATGAACTTCCGCGACCGTGACAGCCACTTCATTTTCGGTGACGCGTGCACGGCGGTCGTCATCGAGCGCGCCGAAGACGCCACCTCGGACTATCAGTGGGAAATCCTGGGCACCAAGCTGCTGACCAAGTTCTCCAACAACATCCGCAACAATTTCGGTTTCCTCAATCGCGCCGATGATCAGTATGCCGATCAGCCGGACAAGCTGTTCATCCAGCAGGGCCGCAAGGTGTTCAAGGACGTCTGCCCGATGGTCGCCGAGCTGATTGGCGAGCATCTGCAGCAGACCGGGCTGCCGGTCAGCGACATCCGTCGCTTCTGGCTGCACCAGGCCAACCTGAACATGAACATGCTGATCGCACGCAAGCTGCTCGGCCGTGATCCCAATGAGCAGGAAGCGCCGGTCGTCCTCGACGAGTACGCCAACACCAGCTCCGCCGGTTCGATCATTGCCTTCCACAAGCACCAGGACGATCTGGAGCAGGGTACCCACGGGGTCATCTGTTCGTTCGGTGCCGGCTATTCGATCGGCAGCGTGATCGTTCGCAAGTTGTAA
- a CDS encoding porin, protein MKKKLIAIIVGAAAAMPALAMADVSVYGRAHVSVDFLDDGADYSETNLSSNSSRLGFKGDHQINPNLKAFFQLEQEVYFGREGGSDFNTRDTFVGLGGNFGDVRLGRFDSPFKMARGPANLFGDQVGDMRNLTRVGNSRFDERYDNTVMYTTPSMGGFYGQAAYSIHQGTFAGEDHESSSYSLALNYVGGPLEASIAYEDAEDETRSTTTGTPPVTLGVGDRQGVRVAAAYKVVDPLKVVGFYQTLEHDSDNLTAAQNDQLTADVYGLGAEFKVASNTALKGMWMTRDVDADDRNSDMWVVGLEHKLDKAVRVYANYAVVDNEDNAALTPWGQARTATPSGTAGEEASGLSVGLRYDF, encoded by the coding sequence ATGAAGAAGAAGCTGATTGCGATTATCGTGGGTGCTGCCGCTGCCATGCCTGCGCTGGCCATGGCTGATGTAAGCGTCTACGGTCGCGCTCACGTATCCGTTGATTTCCTGGACGACGGTGCCGATTACTCCGAAACCAATCTGTCCAGCAACTCGTCGCGCCTGGGCTTCAAAGGTGATCATCAGATCAACCCGAACCTGAAAGCCTTCTTCCAGCTCGAGCAGGAAGTGTATTTCGGCCGCGAAGGCGGTAGTGACTTCAACACCCGCGACACCTTCGTCGGTCTGGGCGGCAACTTTGGCGACGTGCGTCTGGGTCGCTTCGACAGTCCCTTCAAAATGGCTCGTGGTCCGGCCAACCTGTTCGGCGACCAGGTTGGCGATATGCGTAACCTGACCCGCGTTGGCAATTCGCGCTTCGACGAGCGTTATGACAACACCGTGATGTACACCACGCCTTCGATGGGCGGCTTCTACGGCCAGGCAGCTTACTCGATTCACCAGGGCACCTTCGCTGGCGAAGATCATGAAAGCAGCTCATACAGCCTGGCGCTGAACTACGTCGGCGGCCCGCTGGAAGCATCCATCGCTTACGAAGACGCTGAAGACGAAACCCGTAGCACCACCACCGGGACGCCGCCTGTGACTCTGGGTGTGGGCGATCGCCAGGGCGTGCGTGTTGCAGCTGCGTACAAGGTCGTGGATCCGCTGAAGGTCGTCGGCTTCTACCAGACCCTTGAGCACGACAGCGACAACCTGACCGCCGCTCAGAACGACCAGTTGACCGCTGACGTATACGGTCTGGGTGCCGAGTTCAAAGTAGCTTCCAACACTGCGTTGAAAGGCATGTGGATGACCCGTGACGTTGACGCCGATGATCGCAACAGCGACATGTGGGTAGTAGGCCTTGAGCACAAGCTGGACAAGGCAGTGCGGGTGTACGCCAACTACGCTGTGGTAGATAACGAAGACAATGCTGCTCTAACTCCCTGGGGTCAGGCTCGCACCGCTACCCCGTCGGGCACCGCAGGCGAAGAAGCCTCCGGCCTGTCGGTCGGCCTGCGCTACGACTTCTAA
- a CDS encoding DUF2057 family protein, protein MRNIVLLALACLLPACAQQSQVQLYPGAELPESRELIVEVPSGLEIIDVNGQEVPAANSMFNGDKRVLKLEPGTYRIHAFFKNVYDIGGGISTEVVRTRSAIFSVDGRAGETWRLGYRAPENLEQARELRESFSGWSENLATGERTETQPGGKLQSSLSQLMGSGPATPTAAEAVAPLESTRAPVAAGVAPPAPTAAASLPHNDATLATLQQLWRLLTPESKAAFLEWQENNR, encoded by the coding sequence ATGCGTAACATCGTTTTACTAGCGCTGGCTTGCCTTCTGCCCGCTTGCGCACAACAGTCTCAAGTACAGCTGTATCCCGGGGCGGAGTTGCCTGAAAGCCGCGAGTTGATTGTCGAGGTACCGTCAGGGTTGGAGATCATCGACGTCAACGGGCAGGAAGTACCCGCGGCCAATTCGATGTTCAACGGTGACAAGCGTGTCCTCAAGCTCGAGCCGGGCACTTATCGCATCCATGCGTTCTTCAAGAACGTCTACGATATCGGCGGCGGTATCAGCACCGAAGTGGTTCGCACGCGCAGTGCCATCTTCTCTGTCGATGGCAGGGCAGGGGAAACCTGGCGTCTGGGTTATCGCGCACCAGAGAACCTGGAGCAGGCCCGTGAGCTGAGAGAGTCATTCAGCGGCTGGAGCGAGAACCTCGCCACGGGTGAACGCACTGAAACGCAACCCGGCGGAAAGTTGCAATCTTCTCTGAGTCAGCTGATGGGCAGCGGCCCGGCCACGCCAACCGCAGCCGAAGCGGTCGCTCCGCTGGAATCCACTCGCGCTCCCGTGGCAGCAGGCGTCGCTCCGCCTGCTCCGACCGCCGCTGCCTCGCTGCCGCATAACGACGCCACGCTAGCAACGTTGCAGCAGTTGTGGCGGTTGCTTACGCCGGAAAGCAAGGCAGCATTTCTCGAATGGCAAGAGAATAATCGCTGA
- a CDS encoding GNAT family N-acetyltransferase has translation MTLLQLQSIDEVRPEHWDELVGTGYPFLRHAFLHALEASGSVSPSNGWTPAHLVLKADDGRLDALMPLYLKMHSYGEYVFDFQWADAWERAGQRYYPKLLAAVPFSPVQGPRLIARKAGGADALLAGIDSLLMDREASGGHVLFNTGGEDHALEKHGWVQRLGCQFHWFNRGYAGFDDFLTACSSRKRKNFRKERAAVAAQGFGFHWVAGEALEKRHWDAFYPFYAATYYKRGQEPYLNRAFFSLLNAGMADAVRLLFVRHEGRDVAGALFLAGNDTLYGRYWGCLEEYDRLHFETCFYQGMELCIAEGLSRFDAGAQGEHKLIRGFEPVLTQSWHKLQPGLHEAVADFLVRERAGIKAYQQDARSYLPYRQE, from the coding sequence ATGACGCTACTTCAACTGCAATCCATCGACGAGGTCCGGCCCGAGCATTGGGACGAGCTGGTTGGCACCGGCTATCCCTTTCTCCGGCACGCCTTCCTGCATGCTCTCGAGGCCAGCGGCTCGGTCTCACCCTCCAACGGCTGGACCCCGGCACACCTGGTTCTAAAGGCCGACGACGGCAGACTCGATGCGCTGATGCCGCTGTATCTCAAGATGCACTCCTATGGTGAGTACGTTTTCGATTTCCAGTGGGCCGATGCCTGGGAGCGGGCAGGGCAGCGTTATTACCCGAAGCTGCTGGCAGCGGTGCCTTTCTCCCCTGTGCAGGGACCGCGCCTGATTGCCCGCAAGGCCGGCGGAGCAGACGCTCTGTTGGCGGGCATCGACAGTCTGCTGATGGACCGTGAGGCCTCAGGTGGGCATGTGCTATTCAACACCGGTGGGGAAGATCACGCACTTGAAAAGCATGGCTGGGTGCAGCGGCTGGGCTGCCAGTTTCACTGGTTCAACCGAGGATATGCCGGGTTCGACGACTTCCTGACTGCGTGCAGCTCACGCAAGCGCAAGAACTTCCGCAAGGAGCGCGCAGCGGTTGCCGCGCAGGGTTTCGGTTTCCACTGGGTCGCTGGTGAGGCATTGGAGAAGCGGCACTGGGATGCGTTTTATCCCTTTTATGCCGCCACGTACTACAAGCGCGGGCAGGAGCCTTACCTGAACCGTGCCTTCTTCTCATTGCTGAATGCCGGCATGGCTGACGCCGTCCGGTTGCTCTTCGTGCGCCATGAAGGTCGGGACGTGGCTGGCGCCCTGTTTCTTGCTGGAAACGACACGCTGTACGGCCGCTACTGGGGATGCCTGGAAGAGTACGACCGTTTGCATTTCGAGACGTGCTTCTACCAAGGCATGGAGCTCTGCATAGCCGAAGGCCTGTCGCGGTTCGACGCCGGTGCCCAGGGCGAACACAAGCTTATCCGCGGCTTCGAGCCGGTCCTGACCCAGTCCTGGCACAAGCTTCAACCGGGGTTGCATGAGGCCGTGGCGGATTTTCTGGTGCGCGAGCGGGCGGGGATCAAGGCGTATCAGCAGGATGCGAGGAGTTACCTTCCGTATAGGCAGGAGTGA
- a CDS encoding REP-associated tyrosine transposase, whose product MRDSKSPPRGNCLRQGRTSEHGRLYLITTVTRSRKPLFANFALARTTIATLYTDKRVATMAYVLMPDHLHWIFELKRGTLSTVVGAMKSVSARQHGGPMWQPGFHDHALRREEDIQKVARYLIANPLRAGLVDCIGDYPHWDAVWL is encoded by the coding sequence GTGAGAGATTCGAAATCGCCACCGCGCGGAAACTGCCTACGACAGGGTCGGACCTCGGAGCATGGCAGGCTCTACCTGATCACTACCGTTACACGCAGCCGCAAACCGCTGTTCGCTAACTTCGCTTTGGCAAGGACCACGATCGCCACTCTGTATACGGATAAGCGCGTAGCGACCATGGCATATGTCCTCATGCCCGATCACCTCCATTGGATTTTTGAGCTGAAGCGAGGAACGCTCTCTACAGTGGTGGGCGCAATGAAATCGGTATCTGCAAGACAGCATGGCGGTCCAATGTGGCAGCCCGGTTTCCACGACCACGCGCTGCGAAGGGAAGAGGACATCCAGAAGGTCGCGCGCTACCTGATCGCCAACCCCTTGCGCGCCGGCCTTGTGGACTGCATCGGCGATTACCCACATTGGGATGCGGTTTGGCTGTAA
- a CDS encoding peptidylprolyl isomerase, whose amino-acid sequence MFKRLAAACGLFLIATTAHADNPRVLLNTSLGEIEMELYEDKAPVTVANFLRYVDAGHYDNLIFHRVIPGFMIQGGGFDANMRQRSVGEPIKNEADNGLKNKRYTVAMARTNDPDSATAQFFINHSNNDFLDRNANSAGYAVFGKVTEGQQVVETIAKVPTANQGMHQNVPQNPVTIISAKRVEGEQQ is encoded by the coding sequence ATGTTCAAACGCCTCGCCGCTGCCTGCGGTCTGTTCCTGATTGCCACGACCGCCCACGCCGACAACCCCCGGGTGCTGTTGAACACCAGCCTCGGCGAGATCGAGATGGAGCTGTATGAAGACAAGGCACCGGTGACCGTCGCCAACTTCCTGCGCTACGTCGATGCGGGTCATTACGACAATCTCATCTTCCACCGCGTCATCCCGGGCTTCATGATTCAGGGCGGCGGATTCGATGCCAACATGCGTCAGCGCAGCGTCGGCGAGCCGATCAAGAACGAGGCGGATAACGGCCTGAAGAACAAGCGCTACACCGTAGCCATGGCCCGCACCAACGATCCGGATAGCGCCACGGCCCAGTTCTTCATCAACCACAGTAATAACGACTTCCTGGACCGCAACGCCAACAGCGCGGGCTACGCGGTGTTCGGCAAGGTCACCGAAGGCCAGCAGGTCGTCGAAACCATCGCCAAGGTACCCACCGCCAATCAGGGCATGCACCAGAACGTGCCGCAGAATCCGGTGACGATCATTAGTGCGAAGCGGGTTGAGGGAGAGCAGCAGTAA
- a CDS encoding alpha/beta fold hydrolase — MPHLTANGCRLYYTDQGQGEPVVLIHGLGSSSRDWENQTDVLLERYRVVSIDMRGHGLSDKPRGAYSIKGFADDVVCLLEMLKVQRPHIIGISMGGMIAFQLATDHPDVPASLTIINSAPEVRPRRPGEFAKVAQRLILAHALPLSVTARGLARVLFPKPEQQELRETFEQRWCENDRKAYLASLRAIIGWSVVERLDRICCPVLVISGDNDYMPVERKREYVSRLGDARLEVIADSRHATPVDQPEHCNRLILDFLRQSESARQPQQETTGV, encoded by the coding sequence ATGCCGCACCTTACCGCCAACGGCTGCCGCTTGTACTACACCGATCAGGGTCAGGGTGAGCCTGTGGTGCTCATTCACGGACTCGGTTCGAGTTCGCGGGACTGGGAGAACCAGACCGACGTGCTGCTCGAGCGCTATCGGGTCGTCAGCATCGATATGCGCGGGCACGGCCTCAGTGACAAGCCGCGCGGCGCCTATTCGATCAAGGGTTTTGCCGACGACGTGGTGTGCCTGCTGGAGATGCTCAAGGTGCAGCGTCCGCACATCATCGGCATCTCGATGGGCGGCATGATCGCCTTCCAGCTCGCCACCGATCACCCGGATGTACCTGCCAGTCTGACCATCATCAACAGTGCCCCGGAAGTCCGCCCGCGCCGACCCGGCGAGTTTGCCAAGGTGGCGCAGCGGCTGATCCTTGCGCATGCCCTGCCGCTGAGCGTGACTGCACGAGGGCTTGCGCGCGTGCTGTTTCCCAAGCCCGAACAGCAGGAACTGCGGGAAACCTTTGAGCAACGCTGGTGCGAGAACGATCGCAAGGCGTATCTGGCCTCGCTGCGTGCGATCATTGGCTGGAGCGTGGTCGAGCGGCTGGACCGCATCTGCTGCCCGGTGCTGGTCATCAGCGGGGACAACGACTACATGCCGGTCGAGCGCAAGCGGGAGTATGTATCCCGCCTCGGCGATGCTCGCCTCGAAGTGATCGCCGACTCACGCCACGCCACGCCCGTCGACCAGCCCGAGCACTGCAACCGCCTGATACTGGACTTTTTGCGCCAATCCGAGTCTGCTAGGCAACCTCAACAAGAAACCACCGGAGTCTGA
- a CDS encoding LysR family transcriptional regulator yields MKAPRVTLEQWRTLQAVVDNGGFAQAAEALHRSQSSISYTVARMQEQLGVPLLEIEGRKAVLTEAGAALLRRSRQLVKQASQLEQLAWNMDQGWEAEVQLVVDAAYPTGRLARALQSFMPLSQGCRVQLREEVLSGVEECLLSGSADLAISGISIAGYLPQQLNAVEFVAVANPNHPLHQLQRQLTHADLENHLQVVIRDSGRRQPRDSGWLGAEQRWTVASLGTAAELVASGLGFAWLPNHEIVRQMADGLLKPLPLQQGASRSHFLYLYANKDRPLGPATRILADLIIEHSMTDEA; encoded by the coding sequence ATGAAAGCACCCAGGGTCACGCTGGAACAGTGGCGCACACTTCAGGCCGTGGTCGACAACGGCGGTTTTGCCCAGGCCGCCGAAGCGTTGCATCGCTCGCAGTCCTCGATCAGCTACACGGTAGCGCGCATGCAGGAACAGCTCGGCGTGCCGCTGCTGGAGATCGAAGGTCGCAAGGCAGTGCTGACCGAAGCCGGCGCCGCATTGCTGCGTCGCTCGCGCCAATTGGTCAAACAGGCGAGCCAACTGGAACAGCTCGCCTGGAATATGGACCAGGGCTGGGAAGCCGAGGTTCAGTTGGTAGTCGATGCAGCCTACCCCACCGGCCGCCTGGCCCGCGCGCTGCAGTCATTCATGCCGCTCAGCCAGGGCTGCCGCGTGCAGCTGCGTGAAGAAGTGCTGTCCGGTGTGGAGGAATGTCTGTTGTCCGGCAGCGCGGACCTGGCGATCTCAGGCATCAGCATCGCCGGGTATCTGCCGCAACAACTCAACGCGGTGGAATTCGTCGCGGTAGCCAACCCCAATCATCCGCTGCACCAGCTGCAGCGGCAACTGACCCACGCGGATCTGGAGAACCATCTGCAGGTGGTGATTCGCGACTCGGGCCGCCGCCAGCCCCGGGACTCCGGCTGGCTCGGCGCCGAGCAGCGCTGGACCGTGGCCAGCCTGGGTACCGCTGCCGAACTGGTCGCCAGCGGACTCGGGTTCGCCTGGCTCCCAAACCACGAGATTGTTCGCCAGATGGCGGACGGGCTGCTCAAACCGCTGCCCCTGCAGCAAGGCGCGAGCCGCTCGCATTTTCTCTATCTGTACGCCAACAAGGATCGACCGCTTGGCCCGGCAACGCGCATCCTGGCCGACCTGATCATTGAACATTCGATGACCGACGAGGCATGA
- a CDS encoding 3-phosphoglycerate kinase: MKRQICAIALAMVLPATTFAFTIDLNVENEGVDIEGTTGYIGNVATISLTNNGDQAARCEVYFENGPERPPRKRLTVNEGESTTVTQAFEREINRVRSRVACEPEEESN, translated from the coding sequence ATGAAGCGGCAAATCTGTGCAATCGCACTGGCGATGGTCCTTCCTGCAACGACCTTTGCATTCACCATCGATCTTAACGTGGAAAACGAGGGTGTCGATATCGAAGGCACCACCGGCTATATCGGCAACGTGGCGACCATCAGCCTGACCAACAATGGAGACCAGGCCGCCCGCTGCGAGGTCTACTTCGAAAACGGCCCCGAGCGCCCTCCGCGCAAGCGACTCACCGTTAACGAAGGCGAGAGCACCACGGTCACTCAGGCCTTCGAACGTGAGATCAATCGCGTGCGCTCCCGTGTCGCCTGCGAGCCGGAAGAAGAATCGAATTAA
- a CDS encoding FMN-dependent NADH-azoreductase — protein MTQILVLQTSARREGSASREYTDQLVAALGNKHPDARIITRELGVDPLPHLDETLLGGWMKPADAQTGAERQAAARSAELIDELLASDIVVIGSAMYNFGITSTLKAWLDHVLAAGKTFRYTENGPIGLAGDRKVYVVAARGGRYQGSPLDHQEPYLKTALGFIGISDVEFVYVEGQAMGEAESAKGRAEAAEAIKRVAA, from the coding sequence ATGACACAGATACTGGTTCTGCAAACAAGCGCTCGCCGGGAAGGCTCCGCATCTCGCGAGTACACCGATCAATTGGTCGCTGCGCTGGGCAACAAGCACCCGGACGCGCGGATCATCACCCGCGAGCTGGGTGTTGATCCGCTGCCGCACCTGGACGAGACGTTGCTGGGCGGCTGGATGAAGCCTGCCGATGCACAGACCGGGGCCGAGCGTCAGGCCGCAGCGCGGTCCGCTGAGCTGATCGACGAATTGCTGGCCAGCGACATCGTGGTCATCGGCTCGGCGATGTATAACTTCGGCATTACCTCGACGCTCAAGGCGTGGCTGGACCATGTGCTGGCAGCGGGCAAAACCTTCCGTTACACGGAGAATGGCCCGATTGGCCTGGCTGGCGATCGCAAGGTGTATGTGGTCGCCGCTCGCGGTGGCCGTTATCAGGGCAGTCCGCTGGACCATCAGGAGCCCTACTTGAAGACCGCGCTGGGCTTCATCGGCATCAGCGACGTGGAGTTCGTCTACGTTGAGGGGCAGGCGATGGGCGAGGCGGAGTCGGCCAAGGGCCGTGCCGAGGCGGCCGAGGCGATCAAGCGCGTCGCTGCCTGA
- a CDS encoding amino acid aminotransferase, with amino-acid sequence MSLFFPVEMAPHDPILGLNETYNADLRAEKVNLGVGVYYDEAGKVPLLRAVQAAEEARVAEHAPRSYLPIEGLAPYDLAVQKLLFGTESSIVESGRLITAQSLGGTGALKLGADFLFRLTGKKLVAISDPSWENHRALFEAAGYEVVTYPYYDAATNGLNLSGMLEGIEALPEGSVVLLHACCHNPTGVDLGLADWARVIDVIQRKNHVPFLDIAYQGFGENLQDDALAVRLFAETGMPFLVASSFSKSFSLYGERVGALTLVTSTPDERDRVLSQLKRVIRTNYSNPPTHGAKVVAAVLNNPELYAMWEEELAEMRERIRGMRQALAEKLKDAGVTQNVDYIQRQRGMFSYSGLNKDQVKRLADEFAIYAVSSGRICVAALNSGNIDHVAKAMAAVMKEA; translated from the coding sequence ATGAGTCTGTTCTTCCCTGTCGAAATGGCCCCACATGATCCGATCCTGGGCCTGAACGAAACCTATAACGCCGATCTGCGCGCGGAAAAGGTGAACCTGGGCGTGGGGGTGTATTACGACGAAGCAGGCAAGGTGCCTTTGCTGCGCGCCGTCCAGGCCGCCGAAGAAGCACGCGTTGCCGAGCATGCGCCCCGCTCTTACCTGCCGATCGAAGGCCTGGCGCCGTACGACCTGGCTGTGCAGAAGCTGCTGTTCGGTACCGAGTCGTCGATCGTCGAGTCCGGGCGTCTGATTACCGCCCAGTCATTGGGTGGCACCGGCGCGCTGAAGCTTGGCGCGGACTTCCTGTTCCGCCTGACCGGCAAGAAGCTGGTGGCGATCAGCGATCCGAGCTGGGAAAACCACCGTGCGCTGTTCGAAGCAGCGGGCTATGAAGTGGTCACCTACCCTTACTACGACGCCGCGACCAACGGCCTGAACCTGAGCGGCATGCTCGAAGGTATCGAAGCACTGCCGGAAGGCAGCGTCGTGCTGCTGCATGCGTGCTGTCACAACCCGACCGGTGTGGATCTGGGCCTGGCCGACTGGGCCCGAGTGATCGATGTGATCCAGCGCAAGAACCACGTACCGTTCCTGGATATCGCCTACCAGGGTTTTGGCGAGAACCTGCAGGACGACGCCCTCGCCGTTCGGCTGTTCGCCGAGACTGGCATGCCGTTCCTGGTGGCCAGCTCCTTTTCCAAGTCGTTTTCGCTGTATGGCGAGCGCGTTGGCGCGCTGACTTTGGTCACCTCGACCCCTGACGAGCGCGACCGCGTGCTCTCGCAGCTCAAGCGCGTGATCCGGACCAACTATTCCAACCCGCCGACCCACGGCGCCAAGGTTGTCGCAGCAGTGCTGAACAACCCCGAGCTGTATGCCATGTGGGAAGAGGAACTGGCCGAGATGCGCGAGCGCATCCGTGGTATGCGCCAGGCACTGGCAGAAAAGCTCAAGGACGCCGGCGTGACCCAGAACGTCGATTACATCCAGCGCCAGCGCGGCATGTTCTCGTACTCGGGTCTGAACAAGGATCAGGTCAAGCGCCTGGCGGATGAATTTGCCATCTATGCGGTCTCCAGCGGCCGGATCTGCGTTGCTGCGCTGAACTCAGGCAATATCGATCACGTTGCCAAGGCCATGGCTGCAGTGATGAAAGAGGCATAA